In a genomic window of Gloeothece verrucosa PCC 7822:
- a CDS encoding Crp/Fnr family transcriptional regulator — MTEDRVGAKEFPLTQEFLSQMLGVRRASVSLVAATIQKAGLIQYRRGQMTIIDRDGLESICCECYGIVKAEFERLLDDHLRNHS, encoded by the coding sequence TTGACTGAAGATCGAGTCGGTGCCAAGGAATTTCCCCTCACTCAAGAGTTTCTAAGCCAGATGTTAGGTGTTCGTCGCGCCAGTGTCAGTTTGGTTGCAGCCACCATTCAAAAAGCGGGACTGATTCAATATCGGCGCGGACAAATGACTATTATTGACCGAGACGGGTTAGAATCGATTTGTTGTGAGTGCTATGGGATTGTCAAAGCAGAATTTGAGCGTTTGCTTGATGATCACCTAAGAAATCACTCCTAA
- a CDS encoding sulfotransferase domain-containing protein yields MIIISSSIPKSASTLVFRYQQDLLGLASHKNVIAQEKFDNYSNYGFLRKIGLKEFVIIIFIKIKYGNIVIKTHSELTFLIKLLMALGLAKATFCYRDPRDIILSAIDHGERSRKGLDPSNGFKNMKTIKDGLPLVKSWTSNWYKWHKINQVFLIQYEKLMANKFAVLLEMSEFLNLNLKEEEIKQIYLKHENCKATAWNFNKGTIERYKNEMNQSDLLLCNQELKDPLKAMGYTN; encoded by the coding sequence ATGATAATAATAAGTAGTAGTATTCCTAAATCTGCTAGTACACTTGTTTTTCGATATCAGCAAGATTTATTAGGATTAGCTAGTCACAAAAATGTCATAGCTCAAGAAAAATTTGACAATTATTCTAATTACGGTTTTTTAAGAAAAATAGGGCTTAAAGAATTTGTAATTATAATTTTTATTAAAATAAAATACGGAAATATTGTTATCAAAACTCATTCAGAACTAACTTTTTTAATTAAATTATTAATGGCTTTAGGATTGGCCAAAGCAACTTTCTGCTATAGAGATCCCAGAGATATTATTCTTTCAGCTATTGATCACGGAGAAAGAAGTAGGAAAGGATTAGATCCTTCAAATGGGTTTAAAAATATGAAGACTATTAAAGATGGTCTTCCCCTGGTTAAATCTTGGACAAGTAACTGGTACAAATGGCATAAAATCAATCAAGTGTTTTTGATTCAGTATGAAAAGTTGATGGCAAATAAATTTGCTGTTCTTTTAGAAATGAGCGAATTTTTAAATTTAAATTTAAAAGAAGAAGAAATTAAGCAGATATATCTAAAACACGAAAATTGCAAAGCAACAGCCTGGAATTTTAATAAAGGTACAATCGAAAGATATAAAAATGAAATGAATCAATCAGATTTATTATTATGCAATCAAGAACTTAAAGATCCTTTAAAAGCTATGGGTTATACTAATTAA
- a CDS encoding chemotaxis protein CheB has translation MLSHFPFVAYNVIGIAASLGGLSAISKILGALPENFPAAIVIVQHIAPQYPSYLCEILSQRTALRVKQAEHGELLRPGTVYTPVPDRHLLINPDGTFYLSDSEKMNFVRPCADKMFMSLAKTYKTRTIAIVLTGRDSDGALGVLAIKKYGGVVIAQDEATSECFSMPKSAIDTGKVDLVLPINAISAALVNLLNTKIELHTT, from the coding sequence ATTCTCTCTCACTTTCCTTTTGTTGCTTATAATGTTATCGGTATTGCCGCTTCTCTTGGGGGACTCAGTGCGATAAGCAAGATTTTGGGTGCTTTACCGGAAAACTTTCCAGCCGCCATTGTTATAGTTCAGCATATAGCCCCCCAATATCCTAGCTATCTATGCGAAATTTTAAGTCAGCGCACGGCTTTGCGCGTTAAGCAGGCAGAACATGGAGAACTATTACGTCCGGGTACGGTCTATACACCTGTTCCTGATAGGCATTTACTAATCAATCCCGACGGCACTTTCTATTTGTCGGATTCAGAAAAAATGAATTTTGTTCGTCCTTGTGCGGATAAAATGTTTATGTCATTAGCAAAAACTTACAAGACTAGAACGATCGCCATTGTTCTTACAGGCAGAGATAGCGATGGAGCTTTGGGAGTCTTGGCGATTAAAAAGTATGGCGGAGTTGTGATTGCTCAAGATGAGGCAACTTCGGAATGTTTCAGTATGCCCAAGTCTGCTATTGATACAGGGAAAGTAGATTTGGTTTTGCCAATAAATGCGATTTCTGCTGCTTTAGTTAATTTGCTCAACACAAAAATTGAACTTCACACGACTTAA
- a CDS encoding glycosyltransferase family 4 protein — translation MKVVFDMALIELVGQSGVGRVAKNLSLQLAKAPECELSVCASLPTVEHWLEVYKYLKKSELLDTKLLIEFQNNITINQENLLKIINYLDKFNQWEFTLSKKFKKILINTFLGNFDPIPQQQLADKEIYHSSFFSIPKKIQGMKHLQKFLTFHDLIPILFPEYVHEAIVKNFQEILNSINPETWLICVSESAKNDLCNHLKVIDSQRVHVVYSAASENFYPCKNIEQIERIKKKYKIPNRPYILALNNLEPRKNIEQLIRCFARLVQQEKLKDLSLVLAGAKGWLYNNIFNEIDQLKELKKQIIVTGYVDDADLAPLYSGAMMFVFPSLYEGFGLPPLEAMQCGTPVITSNTSSLPEVVGDAGIMINPKDSDELCQSILELYYDSSLREKLSHKSIERAKLFSWEQCGKNVINLYKTAVNS, via the coding sequence ATGAAAGTTGTTTTTGATATGGCGTTAATAGAATTAGTCGGTCAATCTGGAGTAGGTAGAGTAGCGAAAAATTTATCTTTACAATTAGCAAAAGCGCCTGAATGCGAGTTATCGGTCTGCGCCAGCCTACCAACAGTTGAGCATTGGCTGGAAGTTTACAAATATTTAAAAAAATCAGAGTTACTAGATACAAAATTATTAATAGAATTCCAAAACAATATCACAATTAACCAAGAAAATTTATTAAAAATTATTAATTATTTAGATAAATTTAATCAATGGGAATTTACCCTATCTAAAAAATTTAAAAAAATCCTAATTAATACATTTTTGGGTAATTTTGATCCTATTCCTCAGCAACAACTAGCTGATAAAGAAATTTATCATTCTTCTTTTTTCTCCATACCTAAAAAAATTCAAGGAATGAAACACTTACAAAAATTTTTGACTTTTCATGATTTAATTCCTATTTTATTTCCCGAGTATGTTCATGAAGCCATCGTTAAAAATTTTCAAGAAATACTCAACAGCATCAATCCTGAAACTTGGTTGATTTGTGTTTCTGAATCTGCCAAAAATGATCTATGTAATCATTTAAAAGTTATAGATAGCCAACGAGTTCATGTCGTTTATTCTGCCGCCTCTGAAAATTTTTATCCCTGTAAAAATATTGAACAAATCGAGCGAATTAAGAAAAAATATAAAATACCAAACCGCCCTTATATTTTGGCGTTGAACAACTTAGAGCCTCGTAAAAATATTGAGCAACTTATCCGATGTTTTGCTCGTTTAGTTCAACAAGAAAAGCTTAAAGATTTATCGTTAGTTTTAGCCGGAGCTAAAGGTTGGCTATATAATAATATCTTCAATGAAATTGATCAACTCAAAGAGTTAAAAAAGCAAATTATTGTTACAGGTTATGTGGATGATGCCGATCTTGCTCCTCTTTATAGCGGAGCGATGATGTTTGTCTTTCCTTCTTTATATGAGGGCTTTGGGCTTCCTCCCCTAGAAGCAATGCAATGCGGTACTCCAGTAATTACTTCTAATACTTCGTCTCTACCAGAGGTGGTTGGCGATGCAGGAATTATGATAAATCCTAAAGATTCTGATGAATTATGCCAAAGTATTCTCGAGCTTTATTATGATTCTTCCCTACGTGAAAAACTGTCTCATAAATCCATCGAACGTGCTAAACTTTTTAGCTGGGAGCAATGCGGAAAAAATGTTATTAATCTTTACAAAACAGCCGTTAATTCTTGA
- a CDS encoding DUF4870 domain-containing protein encodes MAILEEQIQAIPNEDKRKYLSAGSHASIFISSLVVSIGIPCAIGYVSEDNIVKENTAEAINFHLNVWFYGAIIAFLSFISFGLLGLILVPIWLVYHWGLSIWAVIHCLNNPDVSFRYPLIFRLV; translated from the coding sequence ATGGCGATACTAGAAGAACAAATACAAGCTATTCCTAATGAAGACAAAAGAAAGTATCTTTCGGCTGGTTCTCATGCTTCTATTTTCATAAGCTCATTGGTTGTTTCGATTGGTATTCCTTGTGCGATTGGGTATGTAAGTGAAGATAATATAGTCAAAGAAAACACGGCTGAAGCCATTAATTTTCATCTAAACGTTTGGTTTTATGGAGCCATTATTGCCTTTTTATCTTTTATCAGCTTTGGCCTATTAGGTTTGATTTTAGTTCCTATCTGGTTGGTTTATCATTGGGGTTTGTCGATTTGGGCAGTTATTCACTGTTTGAATAATCCAGACGTTTCTTTTCGTTATCCATTAATTTTTCGACTTGTTTAA
- a CDS encoding tetratricopeptide repeat protein has product MVNNLSDYPDCKLLNEKGLAFYLNQEYTEALLTFKKVAAIVPYSATIWNNIGNTLSALKRQSEALAAYERATILDPQFHAAYFNKGLLLAEMGAYGNALESYAKAISICADPLYIHAQSKIWLKNQLFPVFKK; this is encoded by the coding sequence ATGGTAAATAATTTATCTGACTATCCAGACTGTAAATTATTGAATGAAAAAGGTCTAGCTTTTTATCTTAATCAAGAGTACACAGAAGCCCTTCTTACTTTTAAAAAAGTAGCAGCAATAGTACCTTATTCGGCCACAATTTGGAATAATATAGGAAATACTCTCTCGGCATTAAAACGTCAATCAGAGGCATTGGCGGCCTACGAACGAGCGACTATTCTTGACCCCCAATTTCATGCCGCTTACTTTAACAAAGGATTACTTTTAGCAGAAATGGGAGCCTATGGAAACGCTTTAGAATCTTATGCCAAGGCGATTTCAATTTGTGCTGACCCTTTGTATATACACGCTCAATCAAAAATTTGGCTCAAGAATCAACTCTTTCCAGTTTTTAAAAAATAA
- a CDS encoding class I SAM-dependent methyltransferase — MNQDPHQQIKRSWEANARAWTEAVRSGSIVSRSLATNAAILQALSEPEIKRVLDLGCGEGWLTRALSSRGIEVIGVDFSAQLIELARAEGGGTFHHCSYSELIAAPKTVGSNFEAIVCNFSLLEKDILELLKSVRSVLVPPGMLVIQTVHPLSEIRQNQYCDGWRTETFTGFGVGFTEAMPWYFRTLSSWVSLLRGSGYCIDKVHEPVHPNTGEPLSLLLVAYSEHHQG, encoded by the coding sequence ATGAATCAAGATCCGCACCAACAGATAAAACGTAGCTGGGAAGCCAATGCCAGAGCTTGGACCGAAGCGGTCCGTAGTGGCTCTATTGTTAGCCGCTCCTTAGCGACTAATGCGGCTATCCTACAGGCTTTAAGTGAGCCTGAAATAAAGCGTGTTCTAGATCTTGGTTGTGGCGAAGGATGGTTGACACGGGCTTTAAGCTCACGAGGAATTGAGGTGATTGGGGTTGATTTTTCTGCACAGTTAATTGAACTGGCACGGGCTGAGGGAGGCGGAACTTTTCACCATTGCTCATATTCTGAACTTATAGCCGCTCCAAAGACTGTAGGCAGCAATTTCGAGGCAATTGTTTGTAACTTTTCACTCTTGGAAAAAGATATTTTAGAACTGCTGAAATCTGTGAGGAGCGTTCTTGTGCCCCCTGGGATGCTAGTAATTCAGACAGTACATCCACTAAGTGAAATCCGACAAAATCAATACTGCGATGGGTGGCGAACAGAAACTTTCACCGGCTTCGGTGTTGGATTTACTGAAGCAATGCCTTGGTATTTTCGTACCTTAAGCTCCTGGGTTTCACTGTTGCGAGGAAGCGGCTATTGCATCGACAAAGTCCATGAACCGGTTCATCCCAATACGGGGGAACCTCTTTCACTGCTGCTAGTGGCCTATAGTGAGCATCATCAAGGATAG